The sequence AAAACCACTTCCAATTTTAAGACTGCTCTCATCAATATCTTTTACCAATAAATCCAGTGGATATAATTCAAACTTTGTTCCTGGTGTATCAAAAAAACAAACTGGTGGATTGTTCTCTTTGCAATTTGTCTTATATCCTAAACCATCTCTATAAAATTTTATTGACTTCTCCATATTTTTTACACCTAAACAAATACAAGTAATTTTATTCATTTTATCACCCCAATAATACTATAATAATACTAGTTAGTATAAATGATATAGTTGCTATAAGAGATACAGCATACAAGATATTAACTGCTTTTTTAATATCTTCATAGTCAAATTCTTTTAATTTATCTCCTATTTTTTGCTTCTCATAATCTTTACCAAAATAACTAATTTTTCCACCAAATTGTATTCCTAATGCTCCTGCATATGCTGATTCACTTTGCCCAGAGTTTGGGCTTGAATGTTTTTTTCTATCTCTAAAAAATATTTTTAAAGAATTTTTAAAATTATATCCCAATATTAAACTTGATAAAGGTACAAATATTAGACCTGTAAGTCTTGCAGGGATAAAGTTTGCTATATCATCAACTCTTGCAGAAACTTTTCCAAAATCTATATATTTTTCATTCTTATAGCCAACCATAGAATCTAAAGTATTTATTGCCTTATATGTCATAGCAAAAGGTAAGGCAAGAGATACCACTTTTCCAAATAGTTCAACATAAAAGAAACTTCCAACAAAGGCAAAGAATACTGGAGAAATAAAACCATCTACTGTATTTTCAGCTATTGTTTCAACTACACTCATAATAATTTTATCAAGTGATAGAGTATTTGTATCTCTACTGACAAGATATGATAATTCTTTTTTAGCTTTTTCAATATCTCCTGATTTTAAAATTCTATAAACTTTTTTTCCCTCATCTGCTAAACTTTTAGTTGCAAGTGTTGTAAAAAGAAAAAATATTTCTATAACATATCCTATTCTTGCCAAAAATAGAGAAACTATAAAAGTTGTACTTAAAGTTAAAATATTTAAAATAGCTCCTGAAAATATTTTATTTTTAGCTTTATATAAAATTTTTTCTAAAAAACTTATTAACTTCCCTATTATAATAACAGGATGATATAGCCATCTTGGATCACCTAATATCAAATCTATAATATAAGCCAATCCAAACTTTACTGCAAAATAATTAAACATTTCTATTCTCCATTAAAAACTATTTTAATAAGTCTAAAATTTCTTCTTTACTTAATGGCTCAACCATAATATATGAAGCATCTATAGATTTATATTTATTTATAGGTAATTTCTTTATGAAATCATCATAATTCAAATTCCCTATAACTTGATAACTGTTTGGATCATTTTCATCTCCATTAATAGTTACTAGAGCAATATTCCAAAAAGAAATCTCATCATTTTTCACAATATCTGAATTTTCAAATTCAACACTAGGTTTATAAGGAAGAATTGTTCTAAGATTTTGGGTTAGAGTATAAGCTCCTATAATTTTTCCATCTGTTTTATTTTTATAAAATTGTTGATGTGCTGAATAAGCATCTAAATATTGAATTTCTTTTACTATATTTGAAAAAGTATCAATAGGACTATCTGAGTTATTGATTTTATCTAACATTTCTTGATTAAAAGAAACAACTCTATCTATACCAAAAATAGCATAGTTATCTGCTTCTCCAGATTTCATATTTGATGTTATTACTTCTATTCCATAAAGTATATCACGTTCATAGTTAAATTTATCAATATTATCAACTGTATATACTTCTCCTCTTTCATTTACAATTTCTGAATTAAATTTTTTAGCCAATGCTTTTATATATTCCAAAGCTAAAAGCCAATCTTCTCTTGAAGATGGTGTAAAAATCCTTACAGCATAATCTTTATTTTTATTATCATAAGATAATTCAAAACCTCTTGCACTTACTTTATCTTCACCAATTAAAAGACATTCATAGTTAGAAACAGGAGATAATAATAAATCATTAACATCAATATTTCCAGTATTATAACTGTTAAGCTCCTTATCTAATATAGTCAATGCCTCTTCAACATTTAAAACTGCTTCATAACCTAAAAATTTTTTCTTGTTCTTTACATAAAAACTTATACTCATTCTTATCCTCTCCTAAAATTTTTTATTTATTTTAAACCTATAATCTTATATATTTCATCTATATCAACATTTTCTCTAACCAATTTTTCTAATTTATCAAACTCTTTTAACTTATATTCTTCATAAGAAATATTATCATTAACTTCTTCTAAACCTTTTCTTCTCCTAATTTCATTTAAAAGAGTATTAGTAAAATCTTTATTATCAAAAATTCCGTGTAAATAAGTTGCAATAATATTATCTCTATTTACAAAAATAGTTCTTTCATCAGTAGTTAAATTTTTCTCATTTCCTTTTGTAATACCTTGATGAATTTCATAACCTTTAATTTCAAAGTCATTTAAAGTTTTTAAAATTCCATTATCAACAACTAATTTTCCTTTATACTGAACAAGAGTTTTTTCATTTTCCATAATAGTTTCTAAATCTAAAAGTCCTAAACCATTTAATTCTTCTATATCTCCCTCAATATGATAAGGGTCTTTAACCTTGTTTCCTAAAATTTGGAAACCTCCACAGATACCAAAAATAATAGTTTCTGTTCTAGCTCTTTTTATAATTTCCTTTGCTATTCCACTTTCTTTAAGCCATTTTAAATCATCTATTGTATTTTTAGAACCTGGAATTATTATAAAATCTTCATTTCCTATCTGACTTCTTTCAGTTACAAATTGTATTTCAATATCATTATAAATTGATAAGGCATCAATATCTGTTGCATTTGAAATATGTTTTAATTTTATCACTGAAATTTTTATTTTATTTGAATTTTTATTTAATTTAAAACTTTTATATTTTTCACTTAAACTATCTTCATCTTCAATATCTATATCTGTATAAGGTATAACACCTAAGGTCTTAACACCTGTTAAATTTTCTATTATTTCAAAGCCTGGTTTCAAAACTTCTTTATTACCTCTAAATTTATTTATAACTATACCTTTTATTCTTTTTCTATCTTCTTCATGTAAAAGCATAATTGTTCCATAGATTGAAGCAAAAACTCCTCCTCTATCTATATCTGCAACTAAAATTACTGGTGCATCTGCAATTCTTGCCATAGCAAAATTTGAAATATCTTCTTCTTTTATATTTATCTCTGCTGGACTTCCTGCACCTTCAATCACAACAATATCATTTTTATTTTCTATTTTAGAATAAGTTTCTTTTAAAATAGGAATTAAATTTTTTTTATATTGATTGTATTCAACACCTGACATATTACCAATAGATTTTCCACAAACTATTATTTGAATTTTATTTATAGTTGAAGGTTTTAAAAGAATTGGATTCATATTAACATTAGGTTCTGTCCCACTAGCCTCTGCCTGAACAACTTGTGCTCTTCCCATTTCTTTTCCATCTTTTGTAATATATGAATTAAGAGCCATATTTTGTGATTTAAAAGGAGAAACTTTATACTTATCCTTATAAAAAATTCTACATAGTGCAGTAACAAATAAACTTTTTCCTGCTCCTGATGAAGTTCCAACAATCATTAAATTAGCTTTTTTCATTTTTCACCTCAATGATATAATTATATAAATTCATACTAAAATAATCAACTTTTTATTTTAATTTTCAAATAAAATTTTTATTCTAGTTATTAGCTTTTTTCTTTCATAACTCCTAAAAATAAATTCCATAATGGTAAGAAATATAAATAGAAAGCAAAAAGTCCAGACATAACTCCAACATCTAATGTTTTTAATGGTACTACCATTGCAGTATTCCAAGGTATAAGTCCAGTTAATAGTATAACTGTATTTTCTAAAATTATTGCCCTTTTTTGTTTATCTACAATTTCTTCACATAACTCATTAGTTAAAATTATTCCCAAGCTTTGATTACAAGCAATAGCTCCTGAAACAATAGAACTTAAAAAGATAACAAAGTAATTTGAAGTTTTTTTTGAAAAATCTTTTAAATATTTTTTTAATGAAACTAACATTTTTGTTTCCTTAAAAATTCCAGAATATGATGAAGAAATTCCTACTATCAATCCTACATTAACCATTGACAATATTCCTCCACCTTTCATCATTAAATTTAATTTTTCATTTGGGTGATGATATCCATATATACAATAATTAATAAGTGAAACTATATTTTCCTTTTGACTAAACATTGCAATAATAAAGCTTACAACTATACTTAGCAACATTGTTTTCTTCACATTTATTTTTA is a genomic window of Fusobacterium nucleatum containing:
- a CDS encoding VOC family protein translates to MNKITCICLGVKNMEKSIKFYRDGLGYKTNCKENNPPVCFFDTPGTKFELYPLDLLVKDIDESSLKIGSGFSGFTLAYNVEKKEDVDKVIELVKNAGGKIIKEPQNVFWGGYHAYFSDLDNYFWEVVWGPDFQFDENGLLKF
- the cbiB gene encoding adenosylcobinamide-phosphate synthase CbiB, which produces MFNYFAVKFGLAYIIDLILGDPRWLYHPVIIIGKLISFLEKILYKAKNKIFSGAILNILTLSTTFIVSLFLARIGYVIEIFFLFTTLATKSLADEGKKVYRILKSGDIEKAKKELSYLVSRDTNTLSLDKIIMSVVETIAENTVDGFISPVFFAFVGSFFYVELFGKVVSLALPFAMTYKAINTLDSMVGYKNEKYIDFGKVSARVDDIANFIPARLTGLIFVPLSSLILGYNFKNSLKIFFRDRKKHSSPNSGQSESAYAGALGIQFGGKISYFGKDYEKQKIGDKLKEFDYEDIKKAVNILYAVSLIATISFILTSIIIVLLG
- a CDS encoding DUF4299 domain-containing protein translates to MSISFYVKNKKKFLGYEAVLNVEEALTILDKELNSYNTGNIDVNDLLLSPVSNYECLLIGEDKVSARGFELSYDNKNKDYAVRIFTPSSREDWLLALEYIKALAKKFNSEIVNERGEVYTVDNIDKFNYERDILYGIEVITSNMKSGEADNYAIFGIDRVVSFNQEMLDKINNSDSPIDTFSNIVKEIQYLDAYSAHQQFYKNKTDGKIIGAYTLTQNLRTILPYKPSVEFENSDIVKNDEISFWNIALVTINGDENDPNSYQVIGNLNYDDFIKKLPINKYKSIDASYIMVEPLSKEEILDLLK
- a CDS encoding cobyric acid synthase, which codes for MKKANLMIVGTSSGAGKSLFVTALCRIFYKDKYKVSPFKSQNMALNSYITKDGKEMGRAQVVQAEASGTEPNVNMNPILLKPSTINKIQIIVCGKSIGNMSGVEYNQYKKNLIPILKETYSKIENKNDIVVIEGAGSPAEINIKEEDISNFAMARIADAPVILVADIDRGGVFASIYGTIMLLHEEDRKRIKGIVINKFRGNKEVLKPGFEIIENLTGVKTLGVIPYTDIDIEDEDSLSEKYKSFKLNKNSNKIKISVIKLKHISNATDIDALSIYNDIEIQFVTERSQIGNEDFIIIPGSKNTIDDLKWLKESGIAKEIIKRARTETIIFGICGGFQILGNKVKDPYHIEGDIEELNGLGLLDLETIMENEKTLVQYKGKLVVDNGILKTLNDFEIKGYEIHQGITKGNEKNLTTDERTIFVNRDNIIATYLHGIFDNKDFTNTLLNEIRRRKGLEEVNDNISYEEYKLKEFDKLEKLVRENVDIDEIYKIIGLK